One window of Thermus filiformis genomic DNA carries:
- a CDS encoding transposase has product MARQRETAESLARAFVERYGGRYKRAVEVLVQGLEEALTYLDFPSGHQKHIKSTNVLERLFKEVKRRTRVEGVFPSKKSLTNLATVVMLRASEDWA; this is encoded by the coding sequence GGCAGCGGGAGACGGCCGAATCCTTGGCTCGGGCTTTCGTGGAGCGTTATGGTGGGCGGTACAAGCGGGCGGTGGAGGTGCTGGTCCAGGGTTTGGAGGAGGCCCTGACCTACCTGGACTTTCCCAGCGGCCATCAGAAGCACATCAAGAGCACGAATGTGCTGGAGCGACTTTTCAAGGAGGTGAAGCGGAGGACGAGGGTGGAAGGCGTATTCCCGAGCAAGAAGAGCCTGACGAACCTGGCCACGGTGGTGATGCTGAGGGCGAGTGAAGACTGGGCTTAG